The following coding sequences lie in one Musa acuminata AAA Group cultivar baxijiao chromosome BXJ3-1, Cavendish_Baxijiao_AAA, whole genome shotgun sequence genomic window:
- the LOC135628336 gene encoding uncharacterized protein LOC135628336, with amino-acid sequence MTSTVRAHIAGSFVTVTVTSVASTVLAQLPALRSASGYSKLVVGLDVEWLSSDRNGKVALLQLCSGTQCLIVQLHHLDYVPVSLAGFLADPTVDFVGVGITSDAQKLREDYGWGVHNVVELAPLAAKKNGPNAGQSLVDLARSVVEISIDKPASVACSDWTAKHLSHDQIVYAATDAYVSYLIGEKLLAN; translated from the coding sequence ATGACCTCCACAGTGCGAGCTCACATTGCTGGTTCCTTTGTGACGGTCACCGTCACAAGCGTGGCTTCCACTGTGCTAGCTCAATTACCTGCTCTGAGGTCTGCCAGCGGCTACTCTAAGCTTGTCGTAGGCCTTGACGTCGAGTGGCTCTCGTCCGACCGTAATGGCAAGGTCGCACTGCTCCAGCTCTGCAGTGGCACTCAGTGTCTCATCGTTCAGCTGCATCACTTGGACTACGTTCCAGTATCGTTGGCGGGCTTCCTTGCAGACCCAACAGTGGATTTCGTTGGAGTTGGCATCACCTCAGATGCTCAGAAGCTTAGGGAGGACTACGGCTGGGGAGTTCATAACGTGGTGGAGCTTGCTCCTCTTGCTGCAAAGAAGAATGGTCCGAATGCCGGACAAAGTCTGGTAGATCTCGCTCGTTCTGTTGTGGAGATATCTATCGATAAGCCTGCAAGTGTGGCTTGCAGTGACTGGACTGCAAAGCATCTGAGCCATGATCAGATTGTTTATGCTGCTACTGATGCTTATGTTTCCTATCTCATTGGCGAGAAGCTGTTGGCCAACTAG